Below is a genomic region from Virgibacillus dokdonensis.
TAAAATTTTGCTATAAAGAGTAATAAACATAGACAAAATTGTTTATTCCAATAATTACCTTCCTATGAATTATGTATTTTATGTTAGGATAATGATAGAAATAGGAGGTAATATTAATGGATAATAAACAGAGATTGAAATATAAATATATAGATTACCAACGTTTTATAGGTGTGTTATTAATCTTATCTATGTATTTATTTTTAGGTGCTATCATTAATACGTATTTGAGACCTTCTGAAGATGGTATTGTTCTTATTGGTTTAACACTCGTTTCATTGGGTGCTGGATTTTGGTTGGCATACCAACAACGTCAAATAAAAAGAAAGCTAGATGAACGCTAATGCAATAAATGCTTAGCGTTTTTTTGCACTATGGAAAAGTGTAGCATTTCAGGGTTTTAAGCTTTAGTCATAAAAATATACGAAGCTAAGTTAGTGCACAGTACAGTGTTTATTAGAAAACATTGTAAAATATTTGTGCCAAGTGTTTTTACAAATTATAGTAGAGAACTTTTCGGTTATTTCGTTATGTACAAGAAACTAATTTTATATTGCTTATACAAAAACAAAGAAGGATAATAGCAACCCTCCTTTGTTTATCAACGTTATCTTATTTCGTACATATAAATTTATTTCATTCCATTTTCCTTTAAAAATTTTTCATTTTCTTGCGCTTTTTTGGTAACATTATTATTTTTCCACCAAGCATATATGGCCATTATTGTAGTAGCTATTGTAGAAACAATTTCATAAATTTCATCTTCGTTTAATGGTAGGGGCTGATAGCCAAAGGTGATTAAAGCTTGGTTAAGCAATAAAATACTTAGTGCAACAAGCCTTACAATAGCAGTTTTCATGTTATCACACTCCTCACTTAAATATATTCCAAAAATTCTAATTTATTCGTAAAATACTTTTGAAAAAGAAAAATATTTTCTTCTTATAAACAAAACGTGTATCTGAAATCAATTTTTAGTCAGTCGAATAGCAAATTTGGCATCACAAGCGATTTTTTATTAAAAAATAATAATAGAGTAAAAAAGTATTAAAGCAGGAAACAGTAGTTAATTGTTATTGACATACCTTTTTTATCCATGTAAAAGAGATTAATTTAGCCTTTACCGCATTATCCATGAAACATTGTAGCGGTGTTTTGAGTTTTTTGATATTTCTCAAAGCATCATTGGACACGCTTTATTCTCTAAATCCATAATTCTTTCCCTATACATTTGTGCTATGCCTTCTTTTTATTGAGAATGAGATTTCAATTACACTAGGAGACATCAATCAATGCAAACAAGTGTTAAAAAGAGCGAATAATGAATATATCTGAATTATTAACTTGTATTTCTTGAATAAATATTCGCAACACCCTCTGTGTTTTTTCGTATGTAACTGACTTCCTTTCACTTGCATGTAATACTTTATTGCTTCTTCCAATACGAAAGTTGCTAGGATTCCCACTTAGCGGTCATTTTGGACTGGCTAGCAATATTCTGTTGCATGGTTCGTTTCTAAAGAGATACCAAATCATGACCATATGGTCTTGCATTATCCATAGAATTGTAAACCAGACTCCCTATGTAGCAAACGCTCGCGTGTTCAGTCTTAGTTTTTTAAGATTGCTGTATTCATACTCTATGATACAATTTTTAAGCAGGCGTAGGAACTGGAAATACACTCACACAAAAAAAGAAAGCTAAACTTTTAAAGTTAGCTTTCTTTTTTATCCCTTTTACCTCTATGTTCTTTTCTGTAGTATTCATGAAATACTTTCATCAAAGCTCGTTTTTCAATTCGAGAAACGTAACTTCTAGATATGTTTAATTTTCTGGCAATTTCTCGTTGTGTTAGTTCTTTTTCATCGTTTAATCCATACCGATAAACAATTACTTCTCGTTCTCGTTTATCTAAAATCGCAAAATAATCTTCCATTTTTTCAATTTCCATATTTAATTGAATAAATTCGATAATATTTTGATTCTCAGCTTCTAAGATATCAATAAGGCTAATTTCATTTCCTTCTTTATCTTGACCAATTGGATCATGCAGCGAAACATCTTTCTTTATTTTCTTCAATGCTCGTAAGTGCATTAATATTTCATTTTCAATACACCGGGCTGCATAAGTAGCAAGTTTTGTACCTTTTCCAGGCGAATAACTTTCCACCCCTTTAATCAAACCAATGGTTCCAATAGAAATAAGATCTTCAGCATCTTCTCCCGTATTTTCAAATTTTTTTACAATATGTGCTACGAGCCGAAGATTATGTTCAATGAGTTTGTTTCGCGCTGTTTCACTTCCGTCCTGCATTTGCTGAATGTATTTTTTTTCTTCATCAGGTGGTAGAGGTTGGGGAAAAGCATGGTTTTTAACATAAGAGACAAAGAACATCGCTTCTTTAATAAGTAAAGCGAGCGCACTTAAAATGCCGGACAAATATATCCTCCTCCTTGGTGTACATACTCAGTAGTCATTAGCCCATATGTTTATACTATGAAGCTTAGAGAAATAAAGTGTCTGTCCTAAATAAGGTTTTATTATGTTCGTTTCATATTTTATTCTGTATAGTTTTTACAATTTAAATTGTTGTAAGATCCTCGCTTCAAGACTTACATGATGTAAACTGACAAGTCAAAGTAGGGATAATACATAGACTCATTAAAAAATACTAGGGCTATTCATGATTAAGAAAATGGACACGGGTTGAAGGTCTGATCACTAAAGCAAATTCTTAATGCGTTTTACCGTATTGTATGTATACATAGATATTTATAGGTATTTGTCCAAGCAATTACGACATATATTCTTTTAAATGGACGGGCAAAACAGTAGAGGTTGTATTGTATAATATTTAGACGTTACAGGTAAAGAAGAAAGAGAATAGTAATCATTTTAGAGTAAAAATACAAAGTAATATTGAAATAAAATTTTATAAATAAATAACAAAAATCAACATATTTTTTCAAAGTGTGTTATAATAATAGCAGAAGAAGGGTGTGAATCATATGTTAGAAAAACTAAAGACAGAAACAAGAAATGAATACACTTACAATCTTGATTCGATGCAATTTAAAGACGGTTTAGCGCTTATGAATAAAGAAGATAAACAGGTTGCAAATGTTATAGATACGCAACTTTAATAATAGAACGAGCTGTTCAACTTGTAATTACATCTTTTCAAAAAGGTGGAAGGAGCGCAAGATGACGAAGAGCAAGGTGAAAAAGATTTACAAAGGAGAAACCTCACACAGGCAGACGCGGTGATAGGGGTTGCAGCTAGTGGGAGAACGCCTTATGTTATAGGGGCTTTTAGCATATGAAAATAAAATAAACGCAAAAAAGGTTCGTATTTCTTGTAATAAGGGGGCGGTAATGAGTAAACATGCAGATGTAGCAATTGAATTAGAAACAGGTCAGGAGGTAATTATTGAAGCCACCTGCTTAAAAGTTGGAAGAGCGCTTTGATCTCTACAGCTTCAATGATAGGTATTGGTAAAGTATATTAAAATGTAATGTTGATTTATAAGCCGCCAACGAGAAATTAGTAGTTAGATCAATATGCATCATGATGGATGCTATAGGAGTAGATCACAAAGAAGCAAAAGATTATTTACGTAAGTCCAAAATTAATTTCAAGATTGTTATCATAATAATATTACTACAACGCTCCTATGACAAAGCAAAAGAGAATGTTCTCCAAGCGGGCGTTTTTGTACAAAAAGCGTTAATGAAAGGGGAGAAGAGATAATGAAAAAGGAAGAAAAACTGACGCAGGATATTTTACAGTTTATTGGTGGAAAAGAAAACATAAAACAAGTTAGCCATTGTATGACAAGACTAAGGCTTAAGCTTAAAGATGATGGAAAAGCTGACATCAGTGCTTTAAAAAATGTAAACGGTGTCATGGGGGTTGTTGTGGACGAAACATTACAGATTGTGATTGGACCAGGAACTGTTAATCGTGTTGCGGAGAAAGTAAGTGAAATAACTAAATTAGGCATTGGCGAGGAGCAAGGTCCAGATGATAAAAACTTGACGTTTGAAGAAAAAGCAGCATTACAAAAGCAGGAAATAAAGCAAAGAAATAAAACGCCTTTTAAAAATTTTCTACGTCGATTAGGTAATATTTTTATTCCATTAATTCCTGGGTTAGTTGCCTCAGGTATTATTAATGGCGGTGCTAACTTTGCAAAAAATGCGGGTGTTGATCCAGAAACGACATGGATGCAAATCTTGCTTGTTTTTGGAGGCGCTATTTTTACGTATTTAGCTGTATTAGTAGGATGGAATACCGCAAAAGAGTTTGGAGGCACACCTGTATTAGGTGCCATTGCTGGTATGATTTTATTTAATCCGATGCTTGCTGATATTACCATATATGGGGAAGCGTTAGTTCCTGGTAGGGGGGGCTTATTCGGAGTCATCTTTGCAGCTTGGTTAATGACATTTTTAGAAAAACGAGTTCGAAAAATTATTCCAGCAGCCGTAGATATTATTTTCACTCCTTTAATTACGGTTTTAATTGTTGGTTTTGCTTCTTTATATGTAGTTATGCCAGTTGCCGGTGTCTTATCTGATGGCATAACAGATGGATTAACATCCTTAATCGATATGGGGGGATTTATTGCTGGTGCAGTATTAGCAGGTTTTTTCCTTCCATTAGTAATGGTTGGATTGCACCATGGATTAACCCCCATTCATTTAGAGCTGATTAATACGTTCGATAATACGGCATTACTTACTATTTTAGCGATGGCCGGAGCAGGGCAAGTGGGAGCAGCAATGGCTATTTATGTGAAAACCAAAAATAAACGCTTACGAAATATTATTAAAGGTGGTCTACCAGTAGGATTTTTAGGAATTGGAGAACCTTTGCTTTATGGCGTGACATTGCCTTTAGGACGGCCGTTTTTAACCGCATGTATGGGAGCGGCAATTGGGGGCGGATTTCAAGCTGTCATGCAAACTGCAGCTAAAGGTATCGGTGTTTCAGGTTTGTCATTGATTCCACTTATTGATGATGGAAAGTATATATTATATTTCTTAGGTTTAGTAATTTCATATGCTGGAGGTTTTATTTTCACGTATTTGTTCGGCTTTAAAGAAGATATGGCTAAAGATATATAAAAAATGAAGTTACCTTGACTGTTACCAAGGGGCAAATTTATAAAAGCCCCTTGGTAAATAGCGGTAATAAAAAAGGGTGGTATTCATGCTAGGTATTTCTGTATATATTGGTGAACAAAGTGTGGAAGAACAGTCCACTTACATAAAGAAAATGAAGGAAAAAGGGTTTACGTCTATTTTTACCTCTCTGCATATACCAGAAGAGGACCCCGCTATGTATAAACACCAGTTACAAGCATTAGGAAAGATAGCAAAGCAATTAAATATGGAACTAATGGTTGATATTTCTCCAACTTCACTTATTGCTTTAGGGTTTGAGTGGAAGACAGCTTCTGAGTTAGTAAATTGGGGATTAAGTGGTCTGCGCCTTGATTATGGAATTGACGAGGATACGATTGTATACCTCTCAAAAGAGATGAAGGTCGCTCTTAATGCAAGTACACTAACGCCGCATGTTTTAGAAACATTAAAACAAAAAGGGCTGGATATTTCTATGGTTGAAGCATGGCATAATTTTTATCCACGCCCGGAAACTGGCATTGGCTGGGATGATTTTATTAAAAAAAATAAATGGTTAAAACAAGAAGGATTATCTATCATGGCGTTTATACCAGGAGATGAAAAGTTAAGAGGCCCCATTTTTTCAACATTACCAACGTTAGAAGCTCACAGATCGGTGTCTCCTTTTGCTGCATATTTAGAGCTTAGTCATAAGGGAATAGTTGATAAAATTTTGATTGGAGATAGAAGTGTTAGTGAACGTACGTTCGAACAGTTTTCTGGTTACCAAAAAAATGAAATCCTTCTTCATGTGACACCAAATCCAGCAATACCTCAATCAGATGTAGATTTAGTAAAAGGCACGCATACAAACCGCGTTGATCGCGCACGCGATTGTATTCGTTCTGTTGAGTCGAGACAATATGCATCGATAGGAGCTACGAAGATTGCCCCTGTTAACTGTGTAGAACGTCGTATAGGTTCAATAACAATTGATAATGAGCATTATCAAAGGTACCAGGGTGAAGTGCAAATAACTACACGCGATTTGCCTAAAGATAGACGAGTAAATGTGATTGGAAGAGTAGTCCCCCAAGATAGGATGTTGTTAAAATGGATAGATGGTGGGCAAAGGTTTACCATTAAACTGGTTTCAAACGATTAGCAGTTAAAAAAGAAGGCTATCATAAAAAAGCAATGAGAATCCATGAAGGAATCCATTGCTTTTTTTACTATAGGCATTTAATATTTTTTGGTTTATAGTTTGAAAGAAAAATGACGGCTTTCTAATACATATTTCTTTTTTTATACTCTTTTACAGCTTCTTCATATGCATCTTTTTGGTTTTTTAAATATGGCTTTACTCCTGATGAGTGTGCAGCTCTTCCCATCATATGTGCACCTACGGGAGCTGTTAACATGATAAATACGATTGCTAATAGCAACTTACCACTAACAATAGAATGCTCTAAATATAGATACGTAAAAGCTCCAATAAGAATAAAAGCGATTCCTAATGTAGATGCTTTTGTTGCTGCGTGTAATTTTGTATAAACATCAGGAAAGCGAACGACGCCAATTGACGCAGATAGAATAAAAAAGGTGCCCGCTAAAATGAATAAAGCAACGATAAGGTTTAAGATAATATTAATCCACGTCTCTATCAATGATAACACCCTTTTCTAGGTATTTTGCAATGGCAAGCGTTGAAAGGAATGCAAGGATTCCAATGAGCAAAATGACGTCATTTAACTTTGTTGTTATCAAGTAGATTGACATTAAGCCCGCTAGCCCCATTAAGTTAATACCAATGGCATCTAATGCAACCGCTCGATCAGGTAGTGTAGGGCCAGATATAACACGATATAAAAGAAGAGCTAATGATAGTGATATACCAATAAACGAGATCACGATTGCTACTTGTAATATATTGTCTGTCGTTGTTAATATATTCGTCATCTTGTCACCTCCATGATTGCTTTTTCAAATGTGTTCTTTATGGAATCGATAGCCTCATTGTTATCATGAATATCCATTCCATGAATAAACAATTTTGTATTATCACGCGATACAGCAACGGATAATGTACCTGGAGTGAGAGAAATTAAATTCGCCAACAAGGTAATTTCCCAATTACTTTTCAACTCTGTTGGTAGCTCGAATATTGCTGGTTCAAAATTTGGTTTCGGTGAATAAACAAGTTTTACAATTTCAATGTTTGAAGAGAGTAACTCTTTTATAAACAGGAAGATCAAGCT
It encodes:
- a CDS encoding YrhC family protein: MDNKQRLKYKYIDYQRFIGVLLILSMYLFLGAIINTYLRPSEDGIVLIGLTLVSLGAGFWLAYQQRQIKRKLDER
- a CDS encoding phage holin encodes the protein MKTAIVRLVALSILLLNQALITFGYQPLPLNEDEIYEIVSTIATTIMAIYAWWKNNNVTKKAQENEKFLKENGMK
- the sigK gene encoding RNA polymerase sporulation sigma factor SigK, whose translation is MSGILSALALLIKEAMFFVSYVKNHAFPQPLPPDEEKKYIQQMQDGSETARNKLIEHNLRLVAHIVKKFENTGEDAEDLISIGTIGLIKGVESYSPGKGTKLATYAARCIENEILMHLRALKKIKKDVSLHDPIGQDKEGNEISLIDILEAENQNIIEFIQLNMEIEKMEDYFAILDKREREVIVYRYGLNDEKELTQREIARKLNISRSYVSRIEKRALMKVFHEYYRKEHRGKRDKKES
- a CDS encoding PTS transporter subunit EIIC — encoded protein: MKKEEKLTQDILQFIGGKENIKQVSHCMTRLRLKLKDDGKADISALKNVNGVMGVVVDETLQIVIGPGTVNRVAEKVSEITKLGIGEEQGPDDKNLTFEEKAALQKQEIKQRNKTPFKNFLRRLGNIFIPLIPGLVASGIINGGANFAKNAGVDPETTWMQILLVFGGAIFTYLAVLVGWNTAKEFGGTPVLGAIAGMILFNPMLADITIYGEALVPGRGGLFGVIFAAWLMTFLEKRVRKIIPAAVDIIFTPLITVLIVGFASLYVVMPVAGVLSDGITDGLTSLIDMGGFIAGAVLAGFFLPLVMVGLHHGLTPIHLELINTFDNTALLTILAMAGAGQVGAAMAIYVKTKNKRLRNIIKGGLPVGFLGIGEPLLYGVTLPLGRPFLTACMGAAIGGGFQAVMQTAAKGIGVSGLSLIPLIDDGKYILYFLGLVISYAGGFIFTYLFGFKEDMAKDI
- a CDS encoding DUF871 domain-containing protein; its protein translation is MLGISVYIGEQSVEEQSTYIKKMKEKGFTSIFTSLHIPEEDPAMYKHQLQALGKIAKQLNMELMVDISPTSLIALGFEWKTASELVNWGLSGLRLDYGIDEDTIVYLSKEMKVALNASTLTPHVLETLKQKGLDISMVEAWHNFYPRPETGIGWDDFIKKNKWLKQEGLSIMAFIPGDEKLRGPIFSTLPTLEAHRSVSPFAAYLELSHKGIVDKILIGDRSVSERTFEQFSGYQKNEILLHVTPNPAIPQSDVDLVKGTHTNRVDRARDCIRSVESRQYASIGATKIAPVNCVERRIGSITIDNEHYQRYQGEVQITTRDLPKDRRVNVIGRVVPQDRMLLKWIDGGQRFTIKLVSND
- the mnhG gene encoding monovalent cation/H(+) antiporter subunit G produces the protein MIETWINIILNLIVALFILAGTFFILSASIGVVRFPDVYTKLHAATKASTLGIAFILIGAFTYLYLEHSIVSGKLLLAIVFIMLTAPVGAHMMGRAAHSSGVKPYLKNQKDAYEEAVKEYKKRNMY
- a CDS encoding Na(+)/H(+) antiporter subunit F1: MTNILTTTDNILQVAIVISFIGISLSLALLLYRVISGPTLPDRAVALDAIGINLMGLAGLMSIYLITTKLNDVILLIGILAFLSTLAIAKYLEKGVIIDRDVD
- a CDS encoding Na+/H+ antiporter subunit E is translated as MAFQIVINLIIAFMWMFLSESYSVPSFFAGYLLGILLLFLLRRFIPDTFYFRRVVKIVSLIFLFIKELLSSNIEIVKLVYSPKPNFEPAIFELPTELKSNWEITLLANLISLTPGTLSVAVSRDNTKLFIHGMDIHDNNEAIDSIKNTFEKAIMEVTR